The Candidatus Angelobacter sp. genome window below encodes:
- a CDS encoding ABC transporter permease, protein MNDLKFAFRQLLKNPGFTVVAVVTLALGIGANTAIFQLLNAVRLKTLPVSKPQELMEVRIVGGNPGLGISDSANAELTYPLWEQLQKRQGTFAGIFAWGSGELPVGSGVETRMTRCLWASGDFFSALGVAPVRGRLLSPEDDRRGAGPGGVVISYGFWQSEFGGEESAIGKSLTLGDRTFQVVGVTPPAFFGLEVGNQFDVALPLTTRELWWDNVLDRTDAWWLRVMGRLKSGSNLAQAAEYVKTISPGIIEATLPVGYGAGTVESYRKFQLSAFPAGTGVSQLRADYEKSLWLLFGITGLVLLIACVNLANLTLARASARAREIAVRLAVGASRARLVRQLLSESLLLAGFGAVAGAWLAHFLSRSVVWFLSTQGNRLSIDLHADWRVLAFTSAVAILTCVFFGLTPAIRSARTAPAVALSAIGRGTTGNREHLALQRGLTILQMAVSLVLLSGALLLVRSFWNLTTMRPGFRQDGVFVTRVNFARVNLPAGRRAAFKTELLDGVRSIPRVEAAALTTHVPVISGSWTMGVRVTGARGEKEGWSKVAWVSPDYFRTLEIPILTGRDISKTDTTTSPKVALVNETFVRQWLEGANPIGARVRTGAEPGYPEATYEIVGVVKDTKYGNLRNEIPPITFAPASQIPDQGTWATIVVRSSAPLPGIIAAVRRRLGEAYPAIRMETSVLKTQIREGLARERLLAWLSGFFGVLAAVLVMVGLYGLVSYTTLLRRNELGVRLALGAQRSKILWLVLRQGLKLAAIGIGVGLVGALALTHFLSSLLFDLKATDPATLILTSLLLVAVASFACWLPAQRAAKIGPMEALRYE, encoded by the coding sequence ATGAATGATCTCAAATTCGCCTTCCGACAGTTGCTGAAGAATCCCGGCTTCACGGTTGTCGCGGTGGTGACGCTCGCGCTCGGCATTGGCGCGAACACGGCGATCTTCCAACTTCTGAACGCCGTGCGTTTGAAAACACTGCCGGTATCGAAGCCCCAGGAACTGATGGAAGTGCGGATTGTGGGGGGGAACCCGGGCCTGGGAATTTCTGACAGCGCGAATGCGGAGCTGACCTACCCGCTCTGGGAACAGCTTCAAAAACGCCAGGGGACGTTTGCCGGAATTTTTGCATGGGGCAGCGGCGAACTTCCCGTCGGCAGCGGCGTCGAGACGCGAATGACGAGATGCCTGTGGGCGAGCGGTGATTTTTTCTCGGCCCTCGGAGTTGCTCCCGTTCGCGGCCGATTGCTAAGCCCGGAAGATGACCGGCGCGGCGCGGGACCGGGTGGCGTGGTGATCAGTTACGGGTTTTGGCAAAGCGAGTTTGGCGGCGAAGAGTCTGCTATTGGCAAATCGCTGACGCTGGGCGACCGCACTTTCCAGGTCGTCGGTGTGACGCCCCCGGCCTTTTTCGGACTCGAAGTGGGAAATCAATTCGACGTGGCTCTGCCGCTGACCACACGTGAATTGTGGTGGGACAACGTGCTGGATCGGACAGACGCCTGGTGGCTGCGTGTCATGGGCCGCTTGAAAAGCGGCTCGAATCTCGCGCAGGCCGCCGAATACGTGAAAACAATCAGTCCGGGCATCATCGAGGCCACATTGCCCGTGGGTTATGGCGCGGGGACTGTCGAATCGTATCGAAAATTCCAGCTGTCCGCGTTTCCGGCCGGCACCGGCGTGAGCCAGTTGCGGGCCGACTACGAAAAGTCACTGTGGTTGCTGTTTGGAATCACCGGACTCGTTCTCCTGATCGCCTGCGTGAATCTCGCGAACCTGACCCTGGCCCGCGCGAGCGCGCGAGCGCGGGAAATTGCTGTGCGCCTCGCCGTCGGCGCGTCGCGCGCGCGGCTCGTCCGGCAATTACTCTCCGAAAGTCTTCTGCTGGCCGGGTTCGGCGCGGTCGCGGGCGCCTGGCTCGCGCATTTTTTGAGCCGGAGCGTTGTCTGGTTTCTCAGCACACAAGGAAACCGGCTCTCCATCGATCTGCACGCGGACTGGCGCGTGCTCGCTTTCACAAGCGCCGTCGCGATTTTGACCTGCGTGTTCTTCGGGCTCACGCCTGCGATCCGTTCAGCCCGGACCGCGCCGGCGGTCGCGCTCAGCGCCATCGGACGTGGCACGACCGGCAATCGCGAACACCTGGCCCTTCAGCGTGGACTGACGATTCTGCAAATGGCCGTTTCGCTCGTACTCCTTTCCGGCGCGTTGTTGCTGGTGCGAAGTTTTTGGAACCTGACCACGATGCGTCCGGGCTTCCGACAGGACGGCGTGTTCGTCACTCGCGTAAACTTCGCGCGCGTGAATCTGCCGGCGGGACGTCGCGCTGCGTTCAAAACGGAACTGCTGGACGGGGTACGATCCATTCCGCGCGTTGAAGCGGCGGCGCTCACGACTCATGTTCCGGTCATCAGCGGCAGTTGGACGATGGGCGTGCGCGTGACCGGCGCGCGGGGAGAGAAGGAAGGCTGGTCCAAGGTCGCGTGGGTCAGCCCCGATTACTTCCGGACGCTGGAGATTCCGATCCTCACGGGCCGCGACATTTCCAAAACCGACACGACGACTTCACCCAAAGTGGCGCTCGTGAACGAGACCTTTGTCCGGCAGTGGCTTGAAGGCGCGAATCCAATCGGCGCGCGGGTTCGAACGGGAGCGGAACCGGGCTATCCGGAAGCGACCTACGAAATCGTGGGTGTCGTCAAGGACACGAAATACGGGAATCTGCGCAATGAAATTCCACCCATTACGTTTGCGCCGGCGTCGCAGATTCCCGATCAGGGGACCTGGGCTACCATCGTCGTTCGCTCCTCCGCGCCGTTGCCGGGAATTATCGCCGCGGTCCGGCGGCGACTCGGAGAAGCGTATCCTGCGATCCGCATGGAAACGAGCGTCTTGAAAACACAGATTCGCGAAGGATTGGCGCGCGAGCGGTTGCTGGCATGGCTCTCGGGATTCTTCGGTGTTCTGGCGGCAGTGCTGGTGATGGTCGGGCTGTACGGGTTGGTGTCCTACACAACATTGTTGCGCAGAAACGAACTGGGCGTTCGCCTGGCCTTGGGCGCTCAGAGAAGCAAAATCTTGTGGCTCGTTCTTCGACAGGGACTCAAGTTGGCGGCCATCGGTATCGGCGTCGGTCTTGTTGGTGCACTCGCGCTGACGCACTTTTTGAGCAGCCTGCTCTTTGATTTGAAGGCGACGGACCCGGCGACGCTGATCCTTACTTCACTGCTTCTTGTAGCGGTGGCTTCGTTTGCGTGTTGGCTACCAGCGCAGCGCGCGGCCAAAATCGGTCCGATGGAGGCATTGCGGTACGAGTGA
- a CDS encoding four helix bundle protein: MSKKLKSYKDLVVWQKSLTLVKLDYQLTRSLPADERFGPVSQIQCAAESVPSNLAESHALNTTGEFIQFISNAEGSLAGLLTQLIVSIEPGFCAADGAQPLHRLIEEIQKMANALRRSLASCP, from the coding sequence ATGAGCAAAAAGTTGAAAAGCTACAAAGACCTCGTTGTTTGGCAGAAGAGTCTTACTCTGGTGAAGCTGGACTATCAGCTTACGAGATCCCTTCCCGCAGATGAAAGGTTTGGCCCGGTTTCGCAGATTCAGTGCGCGGCAGAGTCCGTGCCCTCGAACCTCGCGGAAAGTCACGCCCTCAATACGACCGGCGAGTTCATTCAATTCATTTCTAACGCTGAAGGTTCGCTGGCCGGATTGTTGACGCAGTTGATCGTCTCGATAGAACCTGGTTTCTGTGCCGCCGATGGAGCACAGCCATTGCATCGGTTGATTGAAGAAATTCAGAAAATGGCGAACGCTCTGCGCCGTTCCCTCGCCTCTTGCCCCTAA
- a CDS encoding ABC transporter permease, translating to MQDLRFAFRQLLKNPGFTTVAVLTLALGIGANTAIFSVVNTVLLRPLPYREPDQLVQLRMDWSGKPSTLIGSATYVEVKAQSQSLARIAAYSGGDMTLTGVGSVERVVSGAVTADFFPLLGIQPALGRNFTREEDKPNGPKVAILGHGLWQSRFGGDANVLGRTITLNQQSYTVVGVLPARFQYPEQFQLWTPLALGETGGTFVAYGEGMMLLKAIARLKPGVTLQQAQTELQTIARRSQSRGPTATRGGEGDGGGEGVLTLIGLHEQVVGDVKGMLLVLLGAVALVLLIACANVANLLLTRAAARQREMAVRAALGAGRLRVARQLLTESVLLSMAGGGLGLLMAFWGVRAFGQWSGASLPVMHAIGIDAWVLAFTLGVSVITGLAFGLAPAVQAWRTDVNAALKEEGRGDTGKHRSRLRHLLVVSEVALALVLLIGAGLLLKSFSRLLDVNPGFRAEGLLTFQVNLTGEKSSPQKVNFIEQVVERLKALPGVQAAAATDTLPLTDFSRIAVADVEGRPPIDFRTAKREDVIPLSRPTVTVGYFDAMGIPLKSGRTFTSQDARPTGGSVVVNESFEKQYFPGESAIGKRIRLAASPGKTARWQTVVGIVSDVRQSGLAGEVLPEVYSPELDDTGEALSFVIRVAGEPGGLMSAVHGVVAAVDPNQPLHNVMTMEQRLANTTTSPRLSTALLGSFAAVALLLAVVGIYGVMSYAVTQRRREIGVRMALGAQKSDVLGLVIGGGLRLTLAGVAIGLLGAFSLTRYLSRLLYSVKATDPLTFLAVAVALTGVALLASWLPARRAAKFNPMEALRHE from the coding sequence ATGCAAGACCTCAGATTCGCCTTCCGCCAGTTGCTGAAGAACCCCGGTTTCACCACCGTGGCAGTGCTCACCCTCGCGTTGGGCATCGGCGCCAACACCGCCATCTTCAGCGTGGTCAATACGGTCTTGCTCAGGCCGCTGCCCTATCGCGAACCCGACCAACTGGTGCAGTTGCGCATGGACTGGTCGGGCAAACCCAGCACCCTCATTGGCAGCGCCACGTACGTTGAAGTGAAAGCCCAGAGCCAGTCGCTGGCGCGCATCGCCGCCTACAGTGGCGGCGACATGACCCTCACGGGGGTCGGATCGGTGGAACGAGTCGTGTCCGGCGCAGTGACGGCGGATTTTTTTCCACTGCTCGGCATCCAGCCGGCGTTGGGACGCAACTTCACCCGGGAAGAGGACAAGCCCAACGGCCCAAAGGTGGCCATTCTGGGACACGGCCTCTGGCAGAGCCGATTTGGCGGCGATGCTAACGTGCTGGGCCGGACGATCACGTTGAACCAACAAAGTTACACCGTCGTGGGCGTTCTTCCGGCGCGCTTCCAATATCCCGAACAGTTTCAACTTTGGACTCCTCTGGCGCTTGGTGAAACGGGGGGGACCTTCGTGGCGTATGGCGAAGGCATGATGCTACTGAAAGCCATTGCCCGATTGAAACCTGGCGTGACGCTTCAACAGGCGCAAACCGAATTGCAAACAATTGCGCGGCGTAGTCAGTCAAGGGGACCGACGGCGACCCGGGGCGGCGAAGGTGACGGTGGCGGTGAGGGTGTTTTGACCCTGATCGGACTGCACGAGCAGGTCGTCGGCGATGTGAAGGGAATGTTGCTCGTGTTGCTCGGCGCGGTCGCGTTGGTCCTCCTCATCGCCTGCGCGAATGTCGCCAACCTCCTGCTCACGCGCGCGGCCGCGCGGCAACGGGAGATGGCCGTCCGCGCCGCGCTCGGAGCCGGACGGCTGCGGGTTGCCCGCCAGTTGCTCACGGAAAGCGTGCTGCTTTCCATGGCGGGCGGCGGTCTGGGTCTATTGATGGCGTTCTGGGGCGTCCGGGCGTTCGGGCAATGGAGCGGCGCGAGCTTGCCGGTGATGCACGCTATTGGCATCGATGCGTGGGTGCTGGCGTTCACGCTCGGCGTGTCGGTGATCACCGGATTGGCGTTCGGACTCGCGCCGGCGGTTCAAGCCTGGCGCACAGACGTCAACGCCGCGCTCAAGGAGGAGGGCCGCGGAGACACGGGCAAACATCGCAGCCGGCTCCGGCATCTTCTGGTCGTTTCGGAGGTGGCGCTCGCGCTGGTTCTGCTCATCGGCGCCGGGTTGTTGCTCAAAAGCTTTTCGCGGTTGCTCGACGTCAATCCGGGCTTCCGGGCCGAGGGCCTGTTGACCTTCCAGGTAAATCTGACGGGCGAGAAATCCTCGCCCCAGAAAGTCAACTTCATTGAACAAGTCGTCGAGCGGTTGAAGGCGCTGCCCGGCGTGCAGGCGGCCGCCGCCACGGATACCCTGCCGCTTACCGATTTTTCGCGCATTGCCGTGGCGGATGTCGAGGGCCGGCCACCGATTGACTTCCGAACGGCAAAACGGGAGGACGTGATTCCGCTTTCAAGACCGACGGTCACTGTAGGTTACTTCGATGCGATGGGCATTCCGTTGAAGAGCGGACGCACGTTCACGTCGCAGGATGCGCGTCCAACGGGAGGATCGGTCGTCGTGAACGAGTCGTTTGAGAAACAGTATTTCCCCGGCGAAAGCGCCATCGGCAAACGCATCCGTCTGGCGGCGAGTCCGGGTAAGACGGCGCGCTGGCAGACGGTGGTGGGCATTGTCAGCGATGTGCGGCAGAGCGGATTGGCGGGGGAGGTCCTGCCAGAAGTGTATAGCCCGGAGCTGGATGACACGGGAGAAGCCCTGAGCTTCGTCATCCGCGTCGCCGGCGAGCCGGGCGGCCTGATGTCTGCCGTGCATGGAGTGGTGGCGGCTGTGGATCCGAATCAACCGCTTCACAACGTGATGACGATGGAGCAGCGGCTGGCGAATACCACGACCTCGCCGCGTCTCAGCACGGCCCTGTTGGGCAGCTTTGCGGCGGTCGCGCTGCTGCTCGCCGTCGTGGGCATCTACGGCGTGATGTCGTATGCGGTGACGCAACGCCGGCGCGAGATCGGCGTGCGGATGGCCTTGGGCGCGCAGAAGAGTGATGTGCTCGGTCTCGTGATCGGCGGCGGACTGCGGCTGACGCTGGCCGGGGTTGCGATCGGGCTGCTCGGGGCGTTTTCCCTGACGCGATATCTGTCGAGGCTGCTCTACTCCGTAAAAGCGACGGATCCACTGACTTTTCTTGCTGTAGCGGTGGCCCTGACGGGAGTGGCCCTACTGGCCAGCTGGCTGCCGGCTCGCCGCGCCGCAAAATTCAATCCGATGGAGGCGCTGCGCCATGAATGA
- a CDS encoding ABC transporter permease, producing the protein MNDLRFAFRQLLKNPGFTAVAVLTLALGIGANTAIFSVVDAVLLRPLAYPESDRLVWLSERGPDWSGGSISCPNFTDWRNQQSVFEKFGVYSGSNFTLTGAGEPVRLAGAMMSSDVFAALRVQPEIGRVFGEDEDKPGGPPVAVIGHALWQNRFGGDAGIVNKTINLNGKAYTILGVMPAGFEFPNKVDVWLPVGPLFAESSWQNRDNHPGLFGLARLKPGVTLEKARTDLDLIAVRLEQQYPESNKTRRVQIDRLLDNKVGNVRRALWILLGAVTFVLVIACANVANLLLARAAAREKEMALRAALGAGRWRITRQLLAESGLLALLGAATGLLFAKGGLRTVTALAGDSMPRAAEISLDPRVLLFSGLVAALTGILFGLAPAWHASRVNLQATLKEAGRGATAGRAGLRQGLVIAEVALTFVLLVGAGLLLLSFHRLLQVNPGFVVDRVLTFRINPPGDTYQTDEQQILFCRALLEKLRALPGVQAASLASQNSIPLHDGGWDMRFLVEGRAEPPPHLQPSLQFHLIAPDYFQAMGIPLLQGRDFTDQDNRERLRGASSGNDWGAGLNSVIIDEEFAKRYWPNQNPLGQRIRIPFGEREKQPVVTIVGVVGRIKENRLSEQGGLVQAYFPMYQQPLGNMAAVVKTTSEPAALLSTVRRQVAQLDPTLPIFEISTLKEMRDHNVAPDRVNLGLIGGFAVLALVLAIIGLYGLLSFTVTQRQREIGVRMALGAQRFDVLNLVIGQGMRLILAGVVIGLFGSFALTRVLASVLFNVEPADPLTFITVTFSLCAVALLACYIPARRATKVDPMEALRCE; encoded by the coding sequence ATGAATGACCTCAGATTCGCCTTCCGCCAGTTGCTGAAAAACCCTGGCTTCACTGCTGTGGCCGTGCTCACACTCGCGCTGGGCATCGGAGCGAACACGGCCATTTTCAGCGTTGTGGATGCGGTACTGTTGCGTCCGCTCGCATATCCTGAGTCCGATCGATTGGTTTGGTTGAGCGAGCGGGGCCCCGATTGGTCGGGTGGATCCATTTCATGTCCCAATTTCACTGATTGGAGGAATCAGCAATCGGTTTTTGAAAAGTTTGGTGTTTACAGCGGTAGCAATTTTACTCTCACGGGCGCAGGCGAGCCGGTCCGGCTGGCGGGGGCGATGATGTCGTCGGATGTGTTTGCGGCCTTGCGCGTCCAACCGGAAATCGGGAGGGTTTTCGGCGAAGACGAAGACAAGCCGGGTGGCCCGCCGGTAGCCGTGATCGGCCACGCACTCTGGCAGAATCGATTTGGCGGCGATGCCGGAATTGTCAATAAAACAATCAATCTCAACGGGAAAGCTTATACAATTTTGGGAGTAATGCCGGCGGGATTTGAGTTTCCCAACAAAGTTGACGTCTGGCTGCCGGTGGGCCCTCTTTTCGCTGAGTCCAGTTGGCAGAATCGAGACAACCATCCCGGCCTGTTCGGATTGGCGCGTCTCAAACCGGGAGTCACTCTCGAAAAGGCGCGAACCGATTTGGACCTAATCGCGGTTCGCCTCGAACAACAATACCCGGAATCCAACAAGACCCGGCGGGTCCAGATCGACAGATTATTGGATAACAAAGTTGGAAACGTCCGGCGTGCGCTTTGGATTCTCCTGGGAGCGGTCACTTTTGTATTGGTGATTGCTTGCGCCAACGTCGCCAATCTTTTGCTCGCGCGCGCGGCGGCCCGAGAAAAGGAAATGGCTCTGCGCGCGGCATTGGGAGCGGGCCGATGGCGAATCACCCGACAATTGCTCGCGGAAAGCGGCTTGCTCGCGCTCCTCGGCGCGGCCACGGGTTTGCTTTTTGCCAAAGGCGGGCTCCGTACCGTAACGGCCCTGGCCGGCGATAGCATGCCGCGCGCGGCCGAAATCAGTCTTGATCCGCGGGTGCTTCTGTTCTCGGGGCTGGTGGCGGCGCTCACGGGCATCTTATTCGGCCTTGCCCCAGCCTGGCACGCGAGCCGCGTCAATTTGCAGGCCACATTAAAAGAAGCGGGGCGTGGAGCAACCGCCGGCCGCGCGGGTTTGCGACAGGGGCTTGTCATCGCGGAAGTCGCGCTGACGTTCGTTCTCCTGGTTGGGGCCGGCCTGCTGCTCCTCAGCTTTCATCGACTATTGCAGGTCAATCCCGGCTTCGTGGTTGACCGTGTTTTGACTTTTCGCATCAATCCACCTGGAGACACGTATCAAACAGACGAGCAGCAGATTCTTTTTTGCCGGGCTTTGCTCGAAAAACTTCGCGCGTTGCCCGGTGTGCAAGCCGCGAGTCTTGCCTCACAGAATTCAATTCCCCTCCACGACGGCGGTTGGGATATGCGGTTCCTGGTTGAAGGAAGAGCCGAACCGCCGCCTCATCTTCAACCCTCGTTGCAGTTTCATCTCATTGCACCGGATTACTTCCAGGCCATGGGCATTCCGCTTCTGCAAGGACGTGATTTCACGGACCAGGACAATCGAGAGCGCCTGAGGGGCGCTTCATCCGGTAATGATTGGGGCGCCGGGCTCAACTCGGTCATCATCGATGAAGAATTCGCGAAGCGCTATTGGCCCAACCAGAATCCACTCGGCCAGCGCATCCGGATTCCTTTTGGAGAACGCGAGAAACAACCGGTCGTCACCATAGTGGGCGTCGTCGGACGCATTAAAGAGAATCGCTTAAGCGAGCAAGGCGGGTTGGTGCAGGCCTATTTTCCCATGTATCAGCAACCGCTCGGGAATATGGCGGCGGTGGTCAAAACCACCAGTGAACCCGCCGCGCTGCTCAGCACGGTGCGGCGGCAAGTTGCTCAACTCGACCCGACGCTGCCCATTTTTGAAATCTCCACCTTGAAAGAAATGCGCGACCATAATGTTGCGCCGGACAGAGTTAATCTCGGTTTGATTGGCGGGTTCGCCGTTCTCGCCCTGGTGTTGGCCATCATCGGACTCTATGGCCTTCTGTCATTCACGGTCACTCAGCGTCAAAGAGAGATCGGCGTGCGCATGGCTCTGGGCGCCCAACGATTCGATGTTCTCAATTTGGTGATCGGGCAGGGGATGCGGTTGATCCTTGCCGGCGTGGTCATCGGACTTTTTGGATCATTCGCTTTGACGCGAGTTTTAGCCAGCGTGCTTTTCAACGTCGAGCCTGCCGATCCACTCACTTTTATCACCGTGACGTTTTCACTTTGCGCCGTGGCCTTGCTGGCGTGCTATATCCCGGCTCGTCGCGCCACAAAGGTCGATCCGATGGAGGCGCTAAGGTGTGAGTGA